CGCCAACCTATCTCCGTGCAAGGAGTGAATGTAGCTTCAAAAGTAGCCTCATGAAATCCAGTAAAACCGATGAATTCGCCCGTTGATTTAACTTCAATGGCAAAGAGGCCATATCCAAGTGACTTTAGTTCTTCTTGAATCCTATCAAGAAATGCATTACTTTCGTTTTGAGTTAATCTGGCTGGGAAGTATTTCATTACTTGCTCATCTGCATTCATTTGACTAAAAGGAAGATAATCACTTGCTAAATAATCTCTTGCAATAAGCCGTTCAGTTTCAAAATAAATCATGTTCTCAACCACCTGTTCAAACGAATAAAATTAGCGAATATCTCGATAAAGTCCGATTACTTTTCCTAGAATCGTTACGTTGTTTAAAAGGATAGGTTCCAAAGCATCGTTTTCGGGTTGTAATCTAAAATGATTAGCTTCTTTGTAGAATCGTTTACATGTAGCTTCATTTTCATCTGTCATCGCTACAACGATTTCGCCATTGATTGCAGAACTTTGTTGTCTAACGATTACTTTATCGCCATCAAGGATTCCGGCATTAATCATACTTTCGCCGTCGATTTCTAACATGAAGACATTGGTTTCGCCAGCTGCCATGTATTCTGGTAGTGGGAAATATTCATCAATGTTCTCAATTGCAGTGATGGGCATTCCAGCGGTTACTTTCCCGATAATAGGAATATTTACAACGTTGGGTGTCTCTGCTTCGTCTTCTAAAGATAATATTTCAATCGCACGAGGCTTTGTTGGGTCCCGTCTAATTAAGCCTTTACCTTCAAGGCGAGCAAGATGTCCATGAACAGTAGAGCTGGAAGCAAGGCCAACTGCTTCACCGATTTCGCGGACGGAAGGCGGATAACCTTTTTCTTTTACTTCTGATTTTATAAATTCATATATATCTTGTTGGCGTTTAGATATTTTCATGGTTTCACCTCATTGATTTAATGGTTATTTTATAATTCAAGTATAGCAAAAGAAAAACCAATATGCAAACAAAGGTTCGTTTTTTATTGACATATGCGAACGGTTGTTCTATAATATAGAAAAGCGAACATACATTCTTTTGGAGGGATTATTAATGACTATGAAATTAATTTGGGATAAATTTTATGTTTCTATTATATTTGTACTTACTTGCATCGTATTAGGAATCATTTTAATGTGTACTGTAGTTGGCGGGGGAAACGACTATTCAGAAGTGAATGTAAGTGAAGGGGATTCTTTATGGGCATTAGCAGATCAATATGCAGGTAAAAGTGATATGGCAAAAGCAGATTTTGTTAGCTGGGTAGAAAAAGAAAATAATTTAGCTGACGGTCATGTGGAAGCAGGAGAATCAGTAGTTATTCCTGTACACAAAACAAAATTAATAAAGAGTGATAGTACGATTCAACTAGCAAACCAGTAAGGTCGATTTAGTGACCGTTTATGATATAATATTAGAAAGTAGCGATTATGCTGCTTTCTTATTTTTATTCTATAGAAGAAAAGGAGAATAACGATGCTAGAAAAAGCTAAAATAGATCGTATTAATGAGCTTTCTAAAAAGAAAAAAGCCGGAACATTAACTGCCGCAGAAAAAGTGGAGCAAGATAAATTACGAAAAGAATATATAAAATCTTTCCGTACGCATATGAAAGGGACAATTGAAAATACAACGATTATTGACCCTAACGGAAAAGATGTAACTCCGCATAAAGTGAAACAACTTAGAAAAAATAAGCACTAATAATTAGTACCAAATAAACATTAATGAGCAAATGAACAAAAATACCAATCAATTAAGCAATTTAAAGCAATTATTAGTTGTGTTAATTGCTTTTTAGGCTTATTATTAAAAGTAGTTAAAATTATATTGAAGAGAGGATGTTTCATTTGTTCGATAACACAGATAGTTTAGCAGTGAATACAATTCGTACATTATCAATGGACGCAATTCAAAAAGCAAATTCTGGTCATCCAGGATTACCAATGGGAGCAGCACCAATGGCTTACGCACTTTGGTCGCGTGTTTTAAATACTAACCCTAAGAATTCACATTGGTTTAACCGAGATCGTTTTGTACTTTCTGCTGGGCATGGCTCAATGCTTTTATATAGTTTATTACACTTAAGTGGGTTCAAATTAGAATTAGAAGATCTTAAAAATTTCCGTCAATGGGAAAGTAAAACTCCAGGTCACCCGGAATATCGTTATACAGACGGTGTAGACGCAACTACTGGTCCGCTTGGTCAAGGTATTGCGATGGCTGTTGGTATGGCTATGGCAGAAAGACATTTAGAAGCGAAATATAATAAAGATGGTTTCCCAGTGGTGGATCATTATACTTACGCACTATGCGGAGATGGTGACTTAATGGAAGGTGTTGCTTCAGAAGCGGCTTCTTATGCAGGTCATCAACAATTAGGAAGATTAGTTGTTCTCTATGATTCCAATGATATCTCTCTTGATGGTGATTTAGACAAATCTTTCTCTGAAAATGTAAAACAACGCTTTGAAGCTTATGGCTGGGAACATTTATTAGTAAAAGACGGTAATGATACAGCTGAAATTTTAGCTGCAATCGAAAAAGCGAAACAAAACACTTCTCAACCTACTATGATCGAAGTGAAAACTGTTATCGGTTTTGGTGCTCCAAATGCCGGTACAAGTAAAGTTCACGGTGCTCCACTAGGCGATGAAGGTATTTTAGAAGCGAAAAAAGCTTATGGTTGGAACTACGAAGAGAAATTCTTTGTTCCTGAAGAAGTTACTGCTCGCTTTAAAGAAACAATTGGCGAACGTGGTGAAAAAGCAGAAACAGCTTGGAATGAGCTATTTGCTTCCTATAAAGCAGAATATCCAGAGCTTGCTAAACAATTAGAAGATAGCTTGAACAATAAGTTACCAGCTGATTGGGATGAGGATCTTCCAGTATATGATGAATCGAAAGCACTTGCTAGTCGTGCTTCAAGTGGAGAAGTAATCAATGCGTTAGCTGGGAAAATCCCAACAATCTTTGGTGGATCTGCTGACCTTGCAGGTTCGAATAATACAACAATTAAAACAGACGGTGAATTTACAAAAGCGACTCCAGCTGAAAGAAACATTTGGTTTGGCGTTCGTGAATTTGCGATGGGTGCTGCATTAAATGGTATGGCGCTTCACGGCGGATTACAAGTATACGGCGGAACATTCTTCGTATTCTCTGATTATGTACGTGCTGCCATTCGTTTATCTGCCATTCAACATTTACCTGTAACATACGTAATGACGCATGATAGTATTGCTGTAGGGGAAGATGGCCCAACGCATGAGCCAATCGAACAACTTGCAAGCTTACGTGCAATGCCAGGGCTTTCTGTCATTCGTCCTGCTGATGGAAATGAAGTAGTGGAAGCATGGAAACTTGCTATCACTTCTACATCTACACCACATGTACTTGTTCTTACTCGTCAAGGCCTACCAACACTACCAAATTCTGCTAAATTAACTGCAGAAGGCGTTAAGAAAGGTGCTTACGTAATTTCACCTGCAAAAGGAGAAGTACCGGAAGCGATCATTCTTGCGAGTGGTTCTGAAGTTAACTTAGCTATCGAAGCGCAAAAAGAACTTCAAGCTCAAGGAACGGATGTATCAGTTGTCAGTGTGCCATCATTTGATCTATTCGAGCAACAATCTGCGGAGTACAAAGAAAGTGTATTACCGAATGCTGTTAGAAAACGTGTAGCAGTAGAGATGGGCGCTAGCTTTGGATGGGAACGTTATGTTGGTTTAGATGGTAAAGTTATCGGAATCGACAAATTTGGTGCTTCTGCTCCAGGTGAAACAGTTATTAAAAATTATGGCTTTACTGTAGAGAACGTCGTTAATACAGTAAAATCACTTTAATTAAACAAACAGACCGTTGCTAGTTTTTCTAGAGCGGTCTGTTTTTTTATGCTTTTTTTAGATTGCGCAGTGGTGCCATTAATGTTATAATTACGAGGTTGTTTGCAACTTTTATTGATAAATTAATCAAGATGATATGTTTTCTTGAAAAGTATTGTCTGTTTAATATAAATCAAGTACAATAAAAGAGGATTTTGTTTCAAGGAGGAGAAAAGAGACTATGTGGATTTACATTCTTGTCGGCATTATTTGTTTACTAGCTGGTCTTGCGGGAGGATTCTTTATTGCAAGACGTTACATGATGAGCTATTTAAAAAACAATCCGCCAATTAACGAACAAATGTTACAAATGATGATGGCGCAAATGGGTCAAAAACCATCACAAAAGAAAATCAATCAAATGATGAGTGCGATGAACAAACAGCAAGAAAAAGAAAAACCGAAAAAAGCTAAGAAATAATCTTTTAACAAGAGTAAAACCCTTTAAAATTAGTTTGTAAAAAGCTAATTTTAAAGGGTTTTTTTATTAGTAGCATTATCATCATTTTTTCTTATATAGCGAGTTACAATAGGAAATAAATTAAAATCTACATCATAATTTAAAACAGTTAATTTTATTAGAAGTGTTTGAGTAAACTGTTTAATATTTATAAGAGGTATTTCTGGAAGATGATTTGGAATTGTTTCTGAAAGGGAATTTAACCAGTTTTTTACTTCTTCGATATTTATTTTTTGCTCAAAAAGGGCTGTTATTAATATATTACTCAGGCGTTCATCTTCTTCGCCAGTTAGTATGTTAGGGTTGGTCTTATAAAAAAACGTAATTGCAGTCATTATTTTTTTTACGTCTATTTCACTAATTGTACTTTGGTAAATTAGTTCGTCTAGAGAATCTGCTGTATGGGCGATGCAATGTGCCCAACCTTTTTCTTCAATAAAAGAATGCGTATTTTTTTCTTTTTCTAGTAGCTCAATAAGTAAATTCAAAGTTTTTCTAATTTCATTATCAGTTAAGAAATTATGAACCTTATTATTTTCTAGTAATAATGCAATAATTAATGCTAAAAATGAGCGTTGAAATACTGCATCTGAGTCAATAATGTTAATCTTGAATAGTAAATTATTCTTATTGACTGCGTAATTATAAATTCTCCTTTTTTGATCTGTAGTTAAATTATCTTGACCAACAAACCATTCGAAAAAAATGTTGTAAGCAATATTATCTCTCAATTCACTATCAACGGAAGAAAGATAGGACAACATAGTATCAATTATTTCATTAGATGCGTCTGGGTCTTTAGGTAAGATATAATTATTTTGTTTTAATATGTTGAATAAATTAGAATCATGCACAATACTACCAACTTTCTTTTAGTTTTTAGTTGCAGATATTAGCAGCATCATTGGTCGGCGGTATTCATCTTGCATTTCGGATAACGCTTTTAATTCGGGAGCTGGTTCGGGTTCGATTACGCTATTAATTCGGAAGCCGTTTTGTAGTAATGTTTGGATGTAAGTGGTAAGCGTACGATGATATTTTTGGACGTCCTCTCCTAGGAAGTGACTTGTGCGCACAGATTCATTGAAGTAACGGTCGACGGGCCAGTGCAACTTATTCCCGGCTTCATCGGTATACCAATCTTGACGTCCGTCTGCTGTAAATACTGGATGCTCTACGGAAAAAATGAAAGAGCCGCCTGATTTTAAATTAGCACGGACTTTCTGACAGATTTCGTCAAAGGAAGCTACGTAATGGAGTGCCAGTGAGCTTAAAACAACATCGTAGGTTTCTGGCTCTAAATCTATATCTTCTATGGCTTTTTGCTCGTAATGAACTACCGGGGAGGTTGTTTTTTGTTTGGCTTCAGCAAGCATTCGTTTGGATAAATCGATTCCAAGCACTTTTTGTGCGCCATGATCAGCGGCATAAATGCAGTGCCAACCAAATCCACAACCTAAATCAAGGACTACTTTTTGGTGGAAATCAGGGAGTAGCTTTTTAAATTCATGCCATTCACCGGCTGCTTTTAATCCTTCTTTGGAGCGGGGCATTTGGCTATATTGTTCAAAAAAATGTTTGTCATCATATTTATTTTCTTTCATTTCTTATTCCTCTTTTCATCAATTAATCAGATGCATGACTAAATTCTTTTTCTAAGAAGAGGTGAGCAAGTCCGCTCACTTGTTTTAAGCGTAAGATTTCGTTGGCATCCATTCCAATGTTTTTCATGATCCAGCTATCGGACATTCCACTATCGACAAGTTCACTAACAATGTTGGACATTAATTCTACGTTATGGAATCCACGTGCGCGATTATGACGTATGGTAGAGGCCATTCGATTCACGGTATCTTTTTCGAGAATGACAACTGGCAGGTATTCGTTTTCTCGTTCGCGAATTCGTTTGGAGGTGGTCATGATTGTGTAACGGTGGAACCCGTCTATTATTTCATATTTATCGCTGCCTTCCAAGGGATAACAAACAATGGGTTGCGTAAATCCATCTTCCCAAATTGATTTTTCAAGCAATTTGAGTTCAAGTGCGGGGACTGTGTTCGGATTATAATTATTTGCTTGTAGTTTTGTGTAGTGGATTGGAGTGACGCTATATACTGGGCTTTTGTAATTCATTATTTCACCTCATAAAATATTATTATATTTCTCTAATGCGTTTTTTCGCTTCTCTAGTTCTAATTTCGTTTGACCGAATCCCATATATTTACATGTATAATCATTTTTCAAAATGGCGATACACATCCGTTTGTAAGTAGGGACGCTTGCGAATTCTTTAATTTTCAAATCGTCTGGATATTCTTTAAAGCGAACGATTTCCATCGGATTGGTATAAACACGGTTGTTTTGTGGTTTACCAAGGAAATCTGCTTGGACATCTAAATTTTTCAATTCCTCGACGGTTTCTACTTTTAAAGCACCGCCTTTTTCGGTCCAGTATGTAATGCTCGTTTTGAATTTTTTTAAATAGCGTTCTCTCGTGTAGCTTGGCAAAGTCGTGAGTAGAAACTCTAAATACGATTTCCACGTATGGTTTTTTGGCAATTTAATTTCTTTCCAAGCCATTGCGGAGGTACCGCCGTATATTGCTGTGAAATTGGCGCCGTTCACACGACCGACTAGTTTGGACCAAAGAGCGGGTTCGATAACACGATATAATTTAAGACTTTCTGTAGCAGAATCGTTAAAAGGGCTTGCAACGCGCATATCGTGCACAGTTAGACCAGCATGATAGAATAAATCATAAATTTTATTATAGGACCAATGGAACTTAGCGTTAGCAATCCAAATATCTTCTACTCGCCAGTCATGGATAGGATAGGCATTATAGATGTTTTTGGAAATTTCAGTTGTCCAATTGTACTTTTTATACATTCGTTCTTTTTTGTGAATCGCGTTATAACGATTAAGAGATTCTTGTTGTCTTATGCCTATTAAAGCAATCGTTTTTTTGGCGTTATTTTTAGTATGTAGCCAGTGAATGATTTTTTTATTAAATTCGTAATCCCAAAGATTTTCAAAATCAAAGTCGAAAGGGGCATTATCTTCATTGATGACGGATGGAAAGGAGGGCATATCTCTAACCCAAATGTCTCGTTTGGACTTTTCCCAAGGTTTCCAGTGGTCGGTAAACATCGAAACGGCGGATTGAGCGGCGATTGGCAGACAGCACCAAAGCGGCTCAATAATATCTAAATTACTGGTTAACATTTCGGTAACGAAGTCAGTTGTAGCGCTGTACTGACCTTCGTAGTCTAAATGATACACGTAGATTTTCTTTTGAATATTATTTTTCCGCATGTAATCAATCATGAGATGAAGCATTACTGCACTATCTTTACCGCCTGAAAAAGAAACGATAATATTGTCAAATTCGGAAAAAATTACTTCCATTCGTTCTTGGGAAGCATCAAAGACTGTTCTAGAAAGCATCCATTATCACCTCAAAAGAATTTTTTTGTGAGAGCTCTTTTTTGAATTCTTGCAATAGGTTGGTTTTCTTAGAAATATTTACATCAATAAGAGAATCAAGCCCGACGTTGCCACTTAAATCATGGTAGTAGCAGTCTTGCGTTTGCCCAGTCCGGTAAATACGCCTTTCTGATTGATCGCGCTGAGAATAATCAAACGTTTTATCAAAGTAAATAATTTGATTATAAAATTGCAAATTGAGTCCGTAAGAAGATTTAGCAAAAGTTGTAATTTTTACATTAGGAAATGCTTTTTGTAGTGCTTCTTCAGATCGTTTATATTTACAGAAAATAATCGTCGTTTCTTCTTTTCCGGCGACTAACGATTCGGTAATAGTAAATTTTTCAGAGGAGAGACAGTAACAGTGTTGCATCACTTGAGACATTTCTAAAAAATTAATATTGATGGTGTAGGCAGCCGCTTTTTGGAGATAGTCTTCTTTTATTTCATAATATTGCTTTAAAAGTTCCTCATCAATTGAAAAATCATGACGAATATAATGCCACTTAACGGCTATTTCATGCGAAGAAGTAAAAATAAAAGGTGTGATTAATTTATATAAGTACTCTAAATTATGATACTTTTTGATGATGTCCATTGACTGTTGCTTGCTTTGGGTTAGTTGTGTAATTGTTACGTATTCACAAAACGTCTTTTTAAACTGCGAAAAACTTAGATTTAATATTTTAGGAGATAAAAACTCTAGTTGAGACCAAAGATCTAAAATATTTCGGCTAAGCGGTGTGCCATTCATAATTAATTTGTAGGTAGCTAGTCGTGAAAGTTTGATTGCTCGCTGCGTTCGAAGGGCATGGACGTTTTTAATTTTTAAGCTTTCATCCATAATAATGTAGCTATTGTTTGAGTTTTTAAGTTTGTCACGACAGTAGAGGTATAGACGATCTGAGTTGGAAAGGGATTCAATGCCGATGATTTCTTGTGGGAATTTATAACCCCATTTGTTTATTTCTGCTTCGAGATTTGCTTTTGTTTGAAAAGGAGTAATCCATAACACATAATCTGGTTTTGCATCATTGATTAATTCACATGCTACCCGCGTCTTCCCGCTACCCGGTTTCATAAACAGAGCACCGACTTTATATTTTTTGAGCTTTATTAATGCTTGTTGCTGGCTATCTAATAAGGTCATTTTCAATTATCACATCTTTTTCTATTTTTTTAGGGACATGTGTACGTACTTTGATAATGCAATCGTTTACTTTTTTTGTATGAAAAAACTGCATTATTTCGTCACTTTCATGTTTAAAGGTATGTATCATTTTGGCTGTACTTAGTTCTTTTTTTTCTGTATGTTTTTTTAGAAAGAAGTTCCACGTATCTGGGAAATAAAAATAGCTGTATTCAGATGTGAGTGAAAACACCATTTTTTTAGGCAGTAAGAAAAAATAACCTTGATATTCACTTTCTGAGGGCATTTCAATAATTGTTTGCTTATCCCATTGTTCAATTCGTTCACTATATGTATATATTTTGTGCCATTTTACCATTTATATCTAATACTCCTATGCGTTTTGTCTTTTTCGTTCATTTTTAACTATTTATGCGTTTATTTTATCACAAATAATGTTAAAGTAGCGGATAAAACTATTTAGAATCGGTGGAAA
The sequence above is drawn from the Listeria monocytogenes genome and encodes:
- a CDS encoding GNAT family N-acetyltransferase, with the translated sequence MIYFETERLIARDYLASDYLPFSQMNADEQVMKYFPARLTQNESNAFLDRIQEELKSLGYGLFAIEVKSTGEFIGFTGFHEATFEATFTPCTEIGWRLKLSAWNQGYATEAALGALAFAEEINTINEIYSFTAVLNKPSENVMKKIHLTKIATFEHPALVNGDPLKPHVLYKKA
- the lexA gene encoding transcriptional repressor LexA, whose protein sequence is MKISKRQQDIYEFIKSEVKEKGYPPSVREIGEAVGLASSSTVHGHLARLEGKGLIRRDPTKPRAIEILSLEDEAETPNVVNIPIIGKVTAGMPITAIENIDEYFPLPEYMAAGETNVFMLEIDGESMINAGILDGDKVIVRQQSSAINGEIVVAMTDENEATCKRFYKEANHFRLQPENDALEPILLNNVTILGKVIGLYRDIR
- the yneA gene encoding cell division suppressor protein YneA translates to MTMKLIWDKFYVSIIFVLTCIVLGIILMCTVVGGGNDYSEVNVSEGDSLWALADQYAGKSDMAKADFVSWVEKENNLADGHVEAGESVVIPVHKTKLIKSDSTIQLANQ
- a CDS encoding DUF896 domain-containing protein — protein: MLEKAKIDRINELSKKKKAGTLTAAEKVEQDKLRKEYIKSFRTHMKGTIENTTIIDPNGKDVTPHKVKQLRKNKH
- the tkt gene encoding transketolase; this translates as MFDNTDSLAVNTIRTLSMDAIQKANSGHPGLPMGAAPMAYALWSRVLNTNPKNSHWFNRDRFVLSAGHGSMLLYSLLHLSGFKLELEDLKNFRQWESKTPGHPEYRYTDGVDATTGPLGQGIAMAVGMAMAERHLEAKYNKDGFPVVDHYTYALCGDGDLMEGVASEAASYAGHQQLGRLVVLYDSNDISLDGDLDKSFSENVKQRFEAYGWEHLLVKDGNDTAEILAAIEKAKQNTSQPTMIEVKTVIGFGAPNAGTSKVHGAPLGDEGILEAKKAYGWNYEEKFFVPEEVTARFKETIGERGEKAETAWNELFASYKAEYPELAKQLEDSLNNKLPADWDEDLPVYDESKALASRASSGEVINALAGKIPTIFGGSADLAGSNNTTIKTDGEFTKATPAERNIWFGVREFAMGAALNGMALHGGLQVYGGTFFVFSDYVRAAIRLSAIQHLPVTYVMTHDSIAVGEDGPTHEPIEQLASLRAMPGLSVIRPADGNEVVEAWKLAITSTSTPHVLVLTRQGLPTLPNSAKLTAEGVKKGAYVISPAKGEVPEAIILASGSEVNLAIEAQKELQAQGTDVSVVSVPSFDLFEQQSAEYKESVLPNAVRKRVAVEMGASFGWERYVGLDGKVIGIDKFGASAPGETVIKNYGFTVENVVNTVKSL
- a CDS encoding YneF family protein, with the protein product MWIYILVGIICLLAGLAGGFFIARRYMMSYLKNNPPINEQMLQMMMAQMGQKPSQKKINQMMSAMNKQQEKEKPKKAKK
- a CDS encoding DUF2785 domain-containing protein — protein: MHDSNLFNILKQNNYILPKDPDASNEIIDTMLSYLSSVDSELRDNIAYNIFFEWFVGQDNLTTDQKRRIYNYAVNKNNLLFKINIIDSDAVFQRSFLALIIALLLENNKVHNFLTDNEIRKTLNLLIELLEKEKNTHSFIEEKGWAHCIAHTADSLDELIYQSTISEIDVKKIMTAITFFYKTNPNILTGEEDERLSNILITALFEQKINIEEVKNWLNSLSETIPNHLPEIPLINIKQFTQTLLIKLTVLNYDVDFNLFPIVTRYIRKNDDNATNKKTL
- a CDS encoding bifunctional 2-polyprenyl-6-hydroxyphenol methylase/3-demethylubiquinol 3-O-methyltransferase UbiG; this translates as MKENKYDDKHFFEQYSQMPRSKEGLKAAGEWHEFKKLLPDFHQKVVLDLGCGFGWHCIYAADHGAQKVLGIDLSKRMLAEAKQKTTSPVVHYEQKAIEDIDLEPETYDVVLSSLALHYVASFDEICQKVRANLKSGGSFIFSVEHPVFTADGRQDWYTDEAGNKLHWPVDRYFNESVRTSHFLGEDVQKYHRTLTTYIQTLLQNGFRINSVIEPEPAPELKALSEMQDEYRRPMMLLISATKN
- a CDS encoding ParB/RepB/Spo0J family partition protein; translated protein: MNYKSPVYSVTPIHYTKLQANNYNPNTVPALELKLLEKSIWEDGFTQPIVCYPLEGSDKYEIIDGFHRYTIMTTSKRIRERENEYLPVVILEKDTVNRMASTIRHNRARGFHNVELMSNIVSELVDSGMSDSWIMKNIGMDANEILRLKQVSGLAHLFLEKEFSHASD
- a CDS encoding phosphoadenosine phosphosulfate reductase; its protein translation is MLSRTVFDASQERMEVIFSEFDNIIVSFSGGKDSAVMLHLMIDYMRKNNIQKKIYVYHLDYEGQYSATTDFVTEMLTSNLDIIEPLWCCLPIAAQSAVSMFTDHWKPWEKSKRDIWVRDMPSFPSVINEDNAPFDFDFENLWDYEFNKKIIHWLHTKNNAKKTIALIGIRQQESLNRYNAIHKKERMYKKYNWTTEISKNIYNAYPIHDWRVEDIWIANAKFHWSYNKIYDLFYHAGLTVHDMRVASPFNDSATESLKLYRVIEPALWSKLVGRVNGANFTAIYGGTSAMAWKEIKLPKNHTWKSYLEFLLTTLPSYTRERYLKKFKTSITYWTEKGGALKVETVEELKNLDVQADFLGKPQNNRVYTNPMEIVRFKEYPDDLKIKEFASVPTYKRMCIAILKNDYTCKYMGFGQTKLELEKRKNALEKYNNIL
- a CDS encoding SNF2-related protein — translated: MKMTLLDSQQQALIKLKKYKVGALFMKPGSGKTRVACELINDAKPDYVLWITPFQTKANLEAEINKWGYKFPQEIIGIESLSNSDRLYLYCRDKLKNSNNSYIIMDESLKIKNVHALRTQRAIKLSRLATYKLIMNGTPLSRNILDLWSQLEFLSPKILNLSFSQFKKTFCEYVTITQLTQSKQQSMDIIKKYHNLEYLYKLITPFIFTSSHEIAVKWHYIRHDFSIDEELLKQYYEIKEDYLQKAAAYTININFLEMSQVMQHCYCLSSEKFTITESLVAGKEETTIIFCKYKRSEEALQKAFPNVKITTFAKSSYGLNLQFYNQIIYFDKTFDYSQRDQSERRIYRTGQTQDCYYHDLSGNVGLDSLIDVNISKKTNLLQEFKKELSQKNSFEVIMDAF